Proteins found in one Candidatus Binatia bacterium genomic segment:
- a CDS encoding ribose-phosphate pyrophosphokinase has product MCAHLGVARGRAEIRRFSDGEIFVEIHDNVRGGDVFVVQSTSTPGNDHLMELLLMLDALKRASAARVTAVVPYYGYARQDRKVSPRVPISAKLVADLIVTAGASRVMTMELHAGQIQGFFNVPVDNLYSNPVLLPHISQAVKGMPLAVVSPDAGGVERARAYAKRLDATLAIIDKRRVRANQVEEMRIIGDVTGCAAVIIDDMIDTAGTVCAAASAIIEAGATRVLACTTHGVLSGPAVERIAQSKLDTVITTDTIAPCEQVRANPKIRIVSVAPFIAEAIRRTHQEESISSLFE; this is encoded by the coding sequence ATCTGTGCGCATCTCGGTGTTGCACGCGGTCGCGCCGAGATCCGGCGCTTCAGCGACGGCGAAATTTTCGTGGAAATCCACGACAACGTGCGCGGCGGCGACGTCTTCGTCGTGCAATCCACGTCCACGCCGGGCAACGACCACCTGATGGAGTTGCTGCTGATGCTCGATGCCCTCAAGAGGGCGTCGGCGGCGCGAGTGACGGCGGTGGTGCCCTACTACGGGTACGCCCGCCAGGACCGCAAGGTTTCGCCCCGGGTACCGATCAGTGCCAAGCTGGTGGCCGACCTGATCGTCACGGCCGGAGCGTCGAGAGTGATGACGATGGAGCTGCACGCGGGGCAGATCCAGGGCTTTTTCAACGTGCCGGTGGACAACCTCTACTCGAATCCGGTACTGCTCCCCCACATTTCCCAGGCCGTCAAGGGGATGCCGCTCGCCGTCGTTTCTCCCGATGCAGGCGGCGTGGAAAGAGCGCGCGCTTATGCCAAGCGCCTCGATGCCACGCTGGCCATCATCGACAAGCGCCGCGTGCGTGCGAACCAGGTCGAGGAGATGCGCATCATCGGTGACGTCACCGGATGCGCCGCCGTGATCATCGACGACATGATCGACACTGCAGGAACCGTTTGTGCGGCCGCCTCCGCGATCATCGAAGCGGGGGCCACGCGCGTGCTCGCGTGCACGACTCACGGAGTGCTGTCGGGTCCGGCCGTCGAAAGGATCGCCCAGTCGAAGCTCGATACCGTGATCACCACCGACACGATCGCGCCGTGCGAACAGGTGCGCGCGAATCCGAAAATCCGCATCGTCTCGGTTGCACCGTTCATCGCAGAAGCGATCCGGCGCACCCACCAGGAAGAATCCATCAGCTCGCTGTTCGAGTAG